Proteins from a genomic interval of Scomber scombrus chromosome 11, fScoSco1.1, whole genome shotgun sequence:
- the LOC133990807 gene encoding phosphatidylinositol 4-phosphate 5-kinase type-1 gamma-like, which yields MIRTAGSERDWLAGFDNNDKYALKGHGCAHREMDGRTAETGNDGIPSEEAADGLYLHLEMGDTDPAKRGQITEMPSPFGAGAAHEKKIGHRRIDASGETTYKKTTSSALKGAIQLGIGYTVGNLSSKPERDVLMQDFYVVESIFFPNEGSNLTPAHHYPDFRFKTYAPVAFRYFRELFGIRPDDYLYSLCNEPLIELTNPGASGSIFYVTRDDEFIIKTVMHKEAEFLQKLLPGYYMNLNQNPRTLLPKFFGLYCVQCGGKNIRIVVMNNILPRSVRMHLKFDLKGSTYKRRASKKEREKSKPTFKDLDFLNDVPEGITLDQDTYSALVKTLQRDCLVLESFKIMDYSLLLGVHNKTQAEREHQSQGTPAGGGDEKKPAAQRALYSTAMESIQGGSTCRDTLDHDDTMGGIPAVGSKGERLLLFIGIIDILQSYRMIKKLEHSWKSLIHDGDTVSVHRPGFYAERFYKFCSTTVFRKSCSLRSSPSKRGRGALLASKSSAGGAGSAGQCPSVSDERQENQDNLENLRGAHSFAIFEDNGREPPCTPPSFEDATTVSIATTLSSNNSLPTTPFDTPEHPRYRRQMHSPSVARSQKEVVEVHEKKQDTITVEVELSQIPNSTELTQMTEKISPSHLPPVRPPRVIPTSSPPSISQSSAHCSSTLPPSFVSSSSTAHSACQSSSTLASSIRPSTSPLTSPTAAQTSTLSSTIPHSAAKSTLSISPTSSARKTITLPSHSAFTPICPAFPNSSTQSSIHQFPSTPPSSHPPSPQVPQQAPRTSCNQLSVSSSHNSLDGEVQVSDIYFAQEDQSWVHSPLHSGSESRRGSDGESEMWRQQ from the exons ATGATCCGCACCGCTGGGTCTGAACGTGACTGGCTCGCTGGGTTTGACAACAACGACAAATATGCGCTT AAAGGACACGGCTGTGCGCACCGGGAGATGGACGGGAGGACTGCGGAAACCGGGAATGACGGGATACCGAGCGAGGAAGCGGCCGACGGCCTCTATCTACACCTTGAAATGGGGGACACCG ATCCAGCCAAGAGAGGTCAGATAACAGAG ATGCCGTCCCCATTTGGAGCGGGCGCAGCTCATGAGAAGAAGATTGGTCACAGGAGGATAGATGCCTCTGGAGAGACAACATACAAGAAG ACCACCTCCTCTGCCTTAAAAGGAGCCATCCAGCTGGGTATTGGATATACTGTCGGTAACCTCAGCTCCAAGCCCGAGAGAGATGTGCTGATGCAGGACTTCTATGTGGTCGAAAGCATCTTCTTTCCCAA TGAGGGCAGTAACCTCACTCCAGCCCATCACTACCCAGACTTCAGGTTTAAAACATATGCCCCTGTGGCCTTTCGGTACTTCCGGGAGCTGTTTGGGATCCGACCAGATGACTACTTG TATTCTCTATGTAACGAGCCGTTGATTGAGCTGACAAATCCGGGAGCTAGTGGCTCCATATTCTACGTAACCCGAGATGATGAGTTCATCATTAAAACTGTCATGCACAAGGAGGCAGAGTTTCTGCAGAAACTTCTTCCTGGATACTATATG AACTTGAACCAGAACCCTCGAACTTTGCTACCAAAGTTCTTTGGCCTCTACTGCGTACAGTGTGGGGGCAAAAACATCCGAATTGTTGTGATGAACAATATTTTACCGCGTTCTGTACGCATGCACCTCAAGTTTGACCTGAAGGGCTCCACTTACAAGAGGCGAGCATCCAAGAAAGAGCGGGAGAAGTCCAAACCCACTTTTAAAGACCTGGACTTTCTGAATGACGTTCCCGAAGGCATCACTCTGGACCAGGACACTTATAGCGCTCTGGTCAAAACCCTGCAAAGAGACTGTCTg GTGCTGGAGAGTTTTAAGATTATGGATTACAGTTTGCTGCTTGGGGTCCACAACAAGACACAAGCTGAGAGAGAGCATCAGTCTCAGGGCACACCTGCAGGTGGGGGGGATGAAAAGAAGCCTGCAGCTCAGAGGGCATTGTATTCCACTGCAATGGAGTCTATACAGGGAGGCTCCACATGTAGGGACACTCTTGACCACGATGACAC TATGGGTGGTATTCCAGCTGTGGGTAGTAAAGGAGAGCGCCTCCTGCTGTTCATTGGAATCATTGACATTCTGCAGTCCTACAG AATGATAAAGAAACTTGAGCACTCTTGGAAGTCTCTCATCCATGATGGG GACACAGTGTCAGTTCACAGACCTGGTTTCTATGCTGAAAGATTCTACAAATTCTGTAGCACAACTGTCTTCAGGAAGAGCTGCT CATTGAGATCATCACCATCTAAGAGGGGACGAGGAGCTCTCTTAGCATCCAAGTCCAGTGCTGGTGGAGCAGGTTCAGCAGGGCAGTGCCCCTCGGTGAGTGACGAGAGGCAGGAAAACCAGGACAACTTGGAAAACCTTCGAGGAGCTCACAGCTTTGCCATATTTGAGGACAATG GGAGGGAGCCGCCCTGCACTCCTCCTTCCTTTGAAGATGCTACCACAGTGTCTATCGCTACCACGCTCTCCTCTAACAACTCCCTCCCCACCACCCCCTTTGATACACCAGAGCACCCACGCTACAGGAGACAAATGCACTCTCCAAGTGTGGCTAG GTCACAAAAAGAGGTAGTTGAGGTTCATGAGAAAAAGCAGGACACCATAACAGTGGAGGTGGaactcag TCAAATCCCAAACAGCACGGAGCTCACACAGATGACAGAAAAGATCTCTCCCAGCCACCTGCCCCCTGTCCGTCCACCGCGTGTCATTCCTacatcctctcctccttctaTTAGTCAGTCCTCAGCGCATTGCTCCtccacccttcctccttcctttgtATCTTCTTCCTCCACAGCTCACTCAGCTTGCCAGTCATCCTCCACACTTGcttcatccatccgtccatccacCTCACCCCTCACCTCACCCACAGCCGCTCAAACTTCCACTCTCTCTTCTACAATCCCTCACTCAGCTGCAAAATCCACACTCTCCATTTCGCCAACCTCATCTGCTCGTAAAACCATCACCCTCCCTAGTCATTCAGCATTTACCCCCATCTGCCCCGCGTTCCCTAACTCCTCCACCCAGAGCTCCATTCACCAGTTCCCCTCgacccctccttcctcccaccctccaaGCCCTCAGGTGCCCCAGCAGGCGCCACGTACATCGTGCAATCAGCTGTCTGTGTCCAGCAGCCACAACTCGCTGGATGGAGAGGTGCAGGTTTCCGACATCTATTTC GCTCAGGAGGATCAGAGCTGGGTGCACTCTCCTCTGCACAGTGGCTCAGAGTCCAGAAGGGGCTCAGATGGGGAGAGTGAGATG tGGAGGCAGCAGTGA
- the LOC133990330 gene encoding phospholipid hydroperoxide glutathione peroxidase-like, protein MWLLRPTTVLFGLVGSRGTLRAMCAQVTDWQSAKSIYEFSAKDIDGNEVSLDKYRGNVCIIVNVASKUGKTKVNYTQLEGMHASYAEKGLRILAFPCNQFGGQEPGTEAEIKEFAKGYNAEFDLFSKIDVNGDNAHPLWKWMKAQPKGKGTLGNNIKWNFTKFLINKEGLVVKRYGPTDDPSVVEKDLPTYL, encoded by the exons ATGTGGCTACTGAGACCGACTACAGTGCTGTTTGGACTGGTGGGGAGCAGAGGAACACTGAGAGCCATG TGTGCGCAGGTGACTGATTGGCAAAGTGCCAAGTCAATCTATGAGTTCTCTGCCAAGGATATTGATGGCAACGAGGTGTCTCTTGATAAATacag AGGGAACGTCTGCATCATCGTAAATGTAGCCTCTAAATGAGGAAAGACGAAGGTAAACTACACTCAGCTAGAGGGAATGCACGCCTCCTACGCTGAGAAAGGTTTACGCATCCTGGCCTTCCCATGCAACCAGTTTGGAGGACAG gAGCCGGGGACTGAGGCAGAAATAAAAGAGTTCGCAAAAGGTTATAATGCAGAGTTTGATCTCTTCAGTAAGATTGATGTGAATGGAGACAATGCTCACCCCCTGTGGAAGTGGATGAAGGCTCAGCCTAAAGGCAAGGGAACTCTGGGAAA tAACATCAAATGGAACTTCACAAAG TTTCTCATAAATAAAGAAGGACTAGTGGTGAAGAGATACGGTCCAACAGATGATCCCAGC GTGGTGGAGAAAGACCTGCCCACTTACCTGTAA